The genomic region TGGGCACCTGGGCTAAGAAAGAGGAAGTCTGGACAGACCTTTTCTTGAGGCTCAGAGGTTTCTTCAATGAGTATGCAGAGCAAACGTGTGCAATTTGTTaggaatatatatatttagtttggtttagtttagtgacttagcagagtaacatagcagagcaatttagtcagaagcgtttaaacccttacaaacgtgcattaattaatcctcagacaaaattcatagaaagatagaatttacagtttattgtagcagatttcttccatagcaatatcttctggtaataagaagggaaagatcctaatctaaagagttacattccctagtcTATGCCatggcctgaaactaggcagcaaGACTGGAAgtgggtttgtggacaaaaagaagggctccataaggagcatggaggatttacatctTTTCCTCTTTAGATGACCATGTGGGAGAGAGGTGtgaaatttcccaagaggcacagaggcaagagaggatgAGTCAGTAGGTGTTCCCCccttagacaagagagtagcagattgctagacttatgcattacattcaaagagacatgcagcaccccccagtgtccaaaggcaggctgagtcgcctattccaaaaCTCCCTCTCGACTCAGAATGCCGTCAGCATTCAAAATGTTCAGGTCACTTCGTAGACCTTGGTACTTGTCTCTGGGCAGTGGCTTGGTAAAGATGTCTGCTGTCATTTCTTCAGTGGGACAGTAGTGCAGCTTCACAATTCCTTGTGCTTGAAGTTCCTTCACAAACTGCTGTCGCGTCCCAATATGTCTTGTGTGTGGAGTATTTCCTTCTAAAAGAGAAAGAGCTATACAACTCTGGTTATCTTCTAGCATGTTAACTGGTAAAGGTTCTCTAATGCCAAAATCTTTaagtaacattaaaagcatttgtaaatctttgcatgcttctgaagctgacacaagttctgcttcagtgGATGAACAGGCTACAATTTCTTGTTTACGACTTGCCCAAGTTACAGGTCCATCCCCATAGAAAAACACATAACCAGTAGTGGATTTCCAGTCTGAATTATCTTTAGCCCAAACTGCATCAGTATATCCCAATAGTATGGGATTTTTACtagctggcagccttagtttagaatttgcagtaccctttaaatatctcattacTCTTTTTACTGTGGTCCAATCATTCACAGTGGGTTTACTTACCCTCCTGGATAGAATACCTACAGCTATTGCAATATCAGGTCTTGTTGTCATTGCTAGGTAAAGAAGCTTGCCTATGGCAGTTCTGTACTCGTTGTTCTCTGGTAgaggttcatttggttccttttcCTTCAGAAAACCTACTTCCATTGGTGTGGGCATTGGATTGGCATTTTCTAGTCCAGCTGGCTGCTaaggcagaggaagaggaagtggcACTGGCCCTGTGGGAGCTGGCACCACACTTCCCTGTCGTCCAGCTGATCGggctcccctctccctgctggccaggtaagtggggtgggtgggtttgcccCAGGGGATGGGTGGTGGGAGTGGGGGCCTTTgttcccctcacttcagtatgctctgaatctttatggagcataccaaagcgagctAAATATCAGaatcccgaagcggcttgccCCTAGTCAGCTCACATCAGTCTCACCTACTTCTCTGTAGAGTTGAGTTGTTGGTATTCCTCAGTATCAACTTGCCACTCTTCAGTTTCCAAGCTCTGGAATTTGAGTGAGTGAGGTGAGCACATACTTATGCCTGCATCCTCTTGGGTGGGGAAAACTGCTCCTCTCAAAAATTAAAACTTAGAATGAAACTGCAGAACAGTTATCCAGTTGGTGCACTCGCATTAAATTACATCCACACTCCAAACTGGAATCTCCTTCTCCCCCAAAGCAAACCTCACCTAAAGCACACTTGAAGCTGGACCATGGCACAATTCTGTACAGAAAATTAACAAATGCTGTACCCAAAATGTTGCTCTTTGCTATTCTCAAAAAGAACAGGGACAAGAGGAGGGATGTTAGAGAGAGTGACACATGAGTATGTGACAAATGTATTAAAACAGGCAGAAGCAAAACCCACAGAAGCACCTAAAATGAAGTTCAAGCTAATAATGCATGCTGTTGTACTGGTGTTTTGAGCTTCTTTTACAGGGTTGGGGGAGGGAACAGTAGCTCCAGTGATGAAGGCAGCTGAGTGTTGTCTCTAGGCTCCTCCAAGTGAGTGACAgtccagagccaagctacaagtgacgccttacacaggttggacacttgtcagcttccctcaagttttgatgggaaatgtaggcatcctggttttacagcttggctctccattacagctgcaagaccaggatgcctacatttcccatcaaaacttgagggaagctgacaagtgtccaacctgtgtaaggtgtcacttgtagcttagctcccaGGCTGCAGACTGGAGAAAGAGGTGAATGTTGGTGGGTGCCCCTCCCAAAcctcttcctcactttctgaggccttccttgggATGATACTAACTTACCCCGTGTGTCTGTGTCTTACATGCAATTTCTAGGTCTGGTTATCTGTGGTACTATGTACTGGCTTGCATGGCTGGTTCTACTAGTAGCTTCTAGTTTCCTGGTTTGTTCTGTTGTGTTACCACATTGGCCTGGCTTCCATGAGTGATACAGGTACTATTGGGCTTGCAGCtgtgtcccttgtttcagtttggttctgtttggaTTCTCCAGTTTGGCATAGGTTCTGCTGGAATTCTCTAGTTTTatgctggttctgttgggctttattggttctgtttgcattgggagtGTGGAGAAACTGCATGTCTAAACTGCAGCCATCTTTGTAAAATCTTTGGTTCAGGCAGAGCCCTCTTCAAGCCATCTTCTTGCACAACCTTTGCTGAAAATAGAGGCTCCTGGTACTGAGTGACCTTGTAAGACCATCTGGTTTGCAAGCTAAGGCTTCCACCATGCAGTGTTTTCTTttaccaattaacattcttttctGAAAGTACCATTCTGACCTTGGAGGGGAGTTGGTGTCAAGCTGCAGATTggcctccctcctccttccataTGTTGCACTTTTGACTAATTCTTGAATTCTTGATTGGCTATTAGTTCTTGAATTCTTGATTGGTCAAAGGGCCCAGACCTTTCTAGAATACAAGACTGATGAATTTTCTGCCTTCCATGAGGCAGGCAGGCTTGTAGTTAGGTTACAGCCAGCTACGCTGTGACCTGGCTATGGCTTCATTTCTGGCTCCCAATTGAACTCTGTAGGATGGAAGCTGAGCTGCAACCATtcttctgttctgttttgttttgctgaacCTGTGAAGTTCTGTGTGCCTCTGGAAAGAGACTCTGTTCTAACTAAACTCTTGTGAATTGCTTGGGTATGTATAAGTTAGTTCTACTTGCtctctgtttctttgtttttatccccacaaaTTGTCTTGTATTATTTTGTTGGTCTTTTTGCActctaataaattaaatatataacTTTACCCTGTGTGAGTCTTGACTCTGATACCTCAAAGAACCAGCCAAAACCCATGCCGTGCTTTGGACCACCTGCCAGGTAAATACTTTGTTTTGGGAAACTCTACTTGCAATcccaaccttgcaaggtagacctTTCTGTTTTGAGTGCCCCTATAGGCTTGAAGTTTCTCCCTTGCTTTAAAGCCTGGGGATAGATATGGGGAGTGGTGGCAGCATTTTAGGCTAGTGGGGGAAGTAGTCTCTCACTGGCAAGTTTGTTAAGTGTTGTTAACTCGGATACCAGACGTGGGTGTCTCTCTGTCCCTGCCCCTAAGCTGGGTAGAAACAACAGGACCCCCTGGGAATCCTTGATAGGGAGGCTTACTGGTTGCTTTCATGTTTGGCTAAGACTtctgtgccctggagaaaatATTAGATCCCCTCTACAGAAAAGAATGGAAAGTagctgagggcaccttgttcaggagcccatagaactggactgcatggtccaatttgcttgaaacttgagaGTTCTTTAGTGGATAGGCAGAACTAGGTTCTTGAAAAAAGCTCCACTCAAGCtgttagttatttatttaattcacttataccccactttcccctGAGTGGGGCCCCAATCAGCTTACATCATCCACAACCATTTTATTCTCTTCGGAAAGAAGAGCATGAAGCTAAAGATATACATATGTCTTCAgggattattttctttttttccaagaATATGCAATTAAACAACAACCTTCAACCAGCCAGAGGAGAAGATAAAAAAGCATTTCAGGAAAGGGGCCAAGCCTCTGATTTGTCCGCTGCTTGTGCTGCAGATTCTTTCTCATCTCACTTTCATCACTGGCTGAAGGGGAAGCAGTCCGTAAGTTCAGCAGGTACCTATTGCAACATGATCTACCTTTGACAATTGACTTACTTTGGGTTTCATTTCTTTGGGAAATCTGGAAGTTATTTTGTGATAATGAAGCTCTTGTTTCAATGTTATCTTTGCAATTACATTTATTCAATGTACCTTCTTGTGGCCAGAGATGGATATTCCTCTAGGCAAGTTAGGAGTCCCCCGTCCCATTTTTCTAAACTCCCCCCATGCCCAGGTAATTGAATCTAATAACTCATGTCTTTAATTCTGATGATCCTGTTTTTCACATTAAGAGAAATGTTTACAAGAAATGTGatgtgtttttcattttttaaatatattcttAGCGTGTTGCTATCTAACATTAAAAATCCTAAAATGCATGTTGAGTATTGAAGAGAAGATATTACATAACATAATGAATCTACATGATTTCCTTTCAGCCATACTATCCTCTAGCTTCCTCCTCCATACCAGTGTCAGAACCAGAGATGGGGGCGGGAgcctgggagggtggagtttggaaaggACAAgatgctcagcagggatgtgatgccatagagaccaccctctaaagctgccattttctccaggggaactgatatctgtagtctggtgatcagttataattctagagAAATCCAGTCCTAGCAACCCATGTCACCCTCGAGTTTGAgcacaacaaccccccccccaacacacaattATTTTCCTTCCCGGGGTCTACCTACTGTAAAGTGGACATAAAAATGGGGCTACATCCTTCCCACAGCTTTACTTTTGGAGGGAGAGAGGCCCAGTACCAGAGCAGCATGGGGAGGAAGGGCCCAAGAATGGAAGGAGGGCAAGTACTGTATATTTGACCAGGGCCTGAAGATCTGAGATCAACAATGGGCTGCAAtaaggttcccagtcccctggtgggagtaggggatcccctgctcccagtctctggcccctgctgcctcttatctggctggtgggaagaaaaaggtggggggaaagggccCAGGAGCTCTGTCCCAGTACAACAATGAAGGGAAGGCCACTCATGCTGGAAATGATAGCTTCCCTATCTCTGCACTCCTGTTCATAGCAGTGGTCATATAACACCACTTTCAGCACTCACATTTTTGTGTGGCTTTTTACTCCACATAAGGTCCTGAGTAGATTTCTGATTTCTAGTATCTGTTTTGGTTGCTCTTTTTTCTTGCATCTTTTTGTCTCAAGCAGACTTAGTTGTCATTATGAGAAACAGAACGGATTTAAAGCCAAGAATAAATAGCTTTACCATTGCTGGCACTGCCAAGAATCATATTTCAGCGCAAGAAGGACTTTTCAATCCCTGTGCAGTTTGAGTAATTTTAATTCCATTTTTGTTGacatacattttaataaacatgATATGATACTGCTGTTGTGTTTATCTCTATCTTAGAAATTATATAGATATTAAAATTACTGTGAGTGTTAATTCTTGGTTTTTCTCGACTTATGTTTTTCTCTTGACTTATTCTTGGTTTTTCTCTTGACGCATGAATTGAATAAATCCATCACAATTCCTCAGGAATAGCCTAATTAGTGGCTATATTTCTGTGGTATATTTTTGTGGTTGTGGCTTGGGTATCTATTTTCATTGAGTTTCATCATATAAAAATGGGGCTATTTTAGGCATACGAAAACACAAAAGAACCTGTATCTGGGGAAGGGAACACTGTTTTGAAGTGAAAAAGGAAATCAGCCAAggctgaaatcttaagcagatATATATAAATGTCATTAAAAATTCAGTacaacttacttctgaataagcaTGGTTAGAATCAAATTGTAAAACTAAAGTCATGTGCATACATGATTATACAGCACATGAGAAATTCTAAAAGATTAACTTACTTTCAAGAAAATCTATAGTAAGTATAATGGAAGTAGATTCCTTCCACCAATATCTGGCTATGGTGAAATAGTAAACCTCATATGTCCACCTGCAGAGAGAACTTCATCTGAGTTGATGGTGTACAGAAATCACACCAGAGTGACAGAATTCATTCTATTGGGCTTCACAGACTAtccagatctccaggtcccactctTCTTATTATTTCTTCTCATCTATGTTGTAACCCTAGTGGGAAACCTTGGGATGATTGCTTTAATCAGGATTGACTCCAGGCTGCATACTCCTATGTACTTCTTCCTCAGCAACCTCTCTCTCTTGGATGTTGGTTATTCAACTGTTGTTGCTCCCAGAATGCTGATCACTTTTTTAATGGACAGCAAAACAATTACATTCAACCAATGTGTGGTgcaatttttcttcttctgtattGCTGTCTCCAGCGAATGTTACCTCCTGGCTGCAATGGCATATGATCGCTTCACAGCCATCTGCAGCCCACTGCTGTATTCAGTCATTATGTCTAGAAGACTCTGCATTCTGTTGGTTGTTGCTGCATATTTCTGTGGTTTTGTAAACTCAGTTTTTCACACCAGTTTCATGTTCAATTTGTCCTTCTGTCATTCCAATGTCATTAACCATTTCTTCTGTGATGTGCCCCCCATTCTGAAACTGTCTTGTTCTGATACATTCACTACTGACATTGTACACTTCACCACCTCCACTGTAGTTGTGGCCAGCACTATCTTGATCATCCTCGTTTCCTACATCTATATCCTGGCAGCCATTCTCCGAATCAATTCTACTGAAGGCCGCCGCAAAACTTTTTCCACTTGTGCCTCCCACTTGACTGCTGTGACTATCTTCTATGGAACTGTCATGTTTATGTATTTAAGGCCAAATTCCAAGTTTGCAGTGGAGCAGGACAAAATTATCTCTG from Eublepharis macularius isolate TG4126 chromosome 2, MPM_Emac_v1.0, whole genome shotgun sequence harbors:
- the LOC129323524 gene encoding olfactory receptor 1019-like: MVYRNHTRVTEFILLGFTDYPDLQVPLFLLFLLIYVVTLVGNLGMIALIRIDSRLHTPMYFFLSNLSLLDVGYSTVVAPRMLITFLMDSKTITFNQCVVQFFFFCIAVSSECYLLAAMAYDRFTAICSPLLYSVIMSRRLCILLVVAAYFCGFVNSVFHTSFMFNLSFCHSNVINHFFCDVPPILKLSCSDTFTTDIVHFTTSTVVVASTILIILVSYIYILAAILRINSTEGRRKTFSTCASHLTAVTIFYGTVMFMYLRPNSKFAVEQDKIISVFYTLIIPMLNPLIYSLRNKEVKDALKRTLQRKFAKTDVCQ